In Colletotrichum destructivum chromosome 8, complete sequence, the following proteins share a genomic window:
- a CDS encoding Putative SPRY domain, concanavalin A-like lectin/glucanase domain superfamily produces the protein MCFGSKADRDDIPAPRPAQRPTSAQQDFKMSSNYHQPQYAPPSGPPPAQSSAQNYGPPSGPPPSQSYAPPSGPPPGRSDDFAPPPGPPPAHGGYASPSGPPPGQYAPPPGPPPSHQNNDFAPPPGPPPAHDYTAPPPGPPPSDSKPKHDWEAAVPDTTLFPPPPAFFSGFDRSPANNSTEQEAEAGEAWVNQYPLVQPIDLDPTALEALRTHRIWLLQPQGFRGTMAQPVSGKWEVATQRNAPDSTIIGFPPLYSVKTHSPHATGRPFKIYYEVKVRGSAREVDLALGFTALPYPNFRLPGWHRGSLAVHGDDGHKYINDRWGGKTFTDPFRPGETLGVGMSFTAQAGSMTVDIFFTRDGRLVGSWNLHEESDAEQDLPVTGLEGYHDLSCAIGTFQKNEYDIIFDPNLWKYRP, from the coding sequence ATGTGTTTCGGCAGCAAAGCCGACAGGGATGATATTCCCGCCCCGCGTCCCGCACAACGACCTACCTCGGCCCAGCAAGACTTCAAGATGAGCAGCAATTACCACCAACCCCAGTACGCGCCGCCTTCTGGCCCGCCTCCTGCTCAAAGTTCGGCCCAGAACTACGGCCCTCCCTCCGGTCCGCCACCCAGCCAGTCGTACGCGCCTCCGAGTGGTCCACCCCCGGGTCGGAGTGATGACTTCGCCCCACCTCCCGGCCCTCCCCCTGCACATGGAGGCTAcgcctcgccgtccgggCCTCCTCCCGGCCAGTATGCGCCGCCACCtggtcctcctccttctcaccAGAACAACGACTTTGCACCCCCGCCAGGCCCCCCACCCGCCCACGACTACACGGCTCCTCCGCCCGGTCCCCCGCCATCGGATTCGAAGCCGAAACATGACTGGGAGGCTGCCGTCCCAGACACCACCctcttcccgccgccgccggcctttTTCAGCGGCTTCGATCGTTCGCCCGCGAACAACTCTAccgagcaggaggccgaggcgggtGAGGCGTGGGTTAACCAGTATCCTCTTGTGCAACCCATCGACCTGGACCCCACCGCtctcgaggccctgcgcaCTCACAGGATATGGCTGCTCCAGCCTCAAGGGTTCCGCGGGACCATGGCCCAACCCGTCTCTGGTAAATGGGAGGTTGCTACGCAACGGAATGCCCCGGACAGCACCATCATTGGGTTCCCCCCTCTCTACTCTGTCAAGACGCACTCGCCTCACGCCACAGGACGTCCCTTCAAGATCTACTATGAAGTCAAGGTTCGCGGTTCGGCGAGGGAGGTTGACCTCGCTCTTGGCTTCACCGCCCTCCCCTATCCTAACTTCAGACTCCCCGGATGGCACCGTGGTAGTCTTGCGGtccacggcgacgacgggcacAAGTACATCAACGACAGATGGGGCGGCAAGACCTTTACAGACCCTTTCCGCCCTGGTGAAACACTCGGCGTCGGTATGTCGTTTACGGCTCAGGCCGGCAGCATGACCGTCGACATCTTCTTCACCCGGGATGGCAGATTAGTTGGCAGCTGGAACCTTCACGAGGAGAGTGACGCCGAGCAGGACCTGCCGGTCACTGGACTCGAGGGATATCACGACCTGAGCTGCGCCATCGGCACCTTCCAGAAGAACGAGTATGACATCATCTTTGATCCAAATTTGTGGAAGTACAGACCATAA
- a CDS encoding Putative enoyl-CoA hydratase/isomerase, ClpP/crotonase-like domain superfamily: MSALPESYNTLVLPQIRLSHHPSSSPTPTPVIVLTLDRPSARNAFTDTMASSLVRAYALVSSDPRVKCVVLTGFDRANRTFCAGMDLHQPVRLPRARDDHRDTGGLVALAMHNCAKPVVAAINGSAVGVGITMTLPASIRVVSKDAKIGFVFGRRGFNMEACSSFYLPRLIGAGPALHLITTGAVYPADSPLLRNLFSEIVEPEQVLPRALAIAEDIAANVSTVAVRVMRDMIMRSPQSPEDAHLLESKIFFDLFSGKDSREGMESFMQKRAPRFTGTMEKDAPSAYPWWEEKGVKAKI, from the coding sequence ATGTCCGCCCTACCAGAGAGCTACAACACGCTCGTCCTCCCCCAGATCCGCCTCTCTCACCACCCGTCCTCATCACCTACCCCGACCCCCGTGATCGTCCTGACGCTCGACCGCCCCTCGGCCCGCAACGCCTTCACTGACACCATggcctcctccctcgtccGCGCCTACGCCCTCGTCTCCTCCGACCCCCGCGTCAAGTGCGTCGTGCTCACGGGCTTTGACCGGGCAAACCGCACATTCTGCGCCGGCATGGACCTCCACCAGcccgtccgcctcccccgCGCCCGCGACGACCATCGTGACACGGGTGGCCTTGTGGCGCTGGCCATGCACAACTGCGCcaagcccgtcgtcgcggccATAAACGGgtccgccgtcggcgtggGCATCACCATGACGCTTCCCGCCTCCATTAGGGTCGTCTCTAAGGACGCCAAGATAGGTTTCGTGTTTGGCCGGAGGGGGTTCAACATGGAGGCGTGTTCGTCCTTCTATCTCCCCCGGCTCATCGGCGCGGGGCCGGCACTGCATCTCATCACGACCGGGGCCGTCTACCCTGCCGATAGTCCTTTACTACGGAACCTATTCAGCGAGATAGTCGAACCAGAGCAGGTACTTCCTCGGGCACTTGCCATTGCCGAGGACATTGCGGCGAACGTGAGCACAGTGGCCGTCAGGGTCATGCGGGACATGATCATGCGATCACCTCAGTCACCCGAGGACGCGCATCTACTGGAGAGCAAGATCTTCTTTGACTTGTTCAGTGGGAAAGACAGCAGGGAGGGCATGGAGAGTTTCATGCAGAAGCGAGCTCCACGCTTCACAGGGACCATGGAGAAAGATGCGCCCAGTGCATACCCGTGgtgggaagagaaaggggtAAAGGCAAAGATATAG